From a single Fulvivirga ulvae genomic region:
- the egtB gene encoding ergothioneine biosynthesis protein EgtB, producing MVLEDLRLKERFDSVRRRTEDICSPLTPEDHVVQPIVDVSPPKWHLGHTTWFFETFILAPEMKGYKPFDKNYNFLFNSYYESVGARVIRTNRGNITRPTVKEILRYRQYVNEHMGEFLDNNEISKPLTDLLELGIQHEQQHQELLCYDIKYILGNNPIFPVYLNNSLSGFDKASPSGPDFIEVESGLYEIGYNNEGFCFDNELGVHKVYLHDYGIMDRLVTNAEYLNFVLDMGYEDFRHWLSDGWEWVNNNNIKAPAYWYNMDGQWYEYSLNGGLKPLDLNAPVTHVSFFEADAFAKWQGLRLPTEFEWEVACRRHSGVNEFSNFMETENFQPVARRGGYNQMYGDVWEWTNSAYLPYPFYKAPEGAVGEYNGKFMINQMVLKGGSCATPMDHIRATYRNFFHPHLRWMFSGIRLAKNQ from the coding sequence ATGGTACTGGAAGATTTGCGCCTTAAAGAAAGGTTTGACTCAGTAAGGCGGCGCACGGAAGATATTTGTTCACCTTTAACTCCTGAAGATCATGTAGTACAGCCGATTGTGGATGTAAGTCCACCGAAATGGCACCTTGGGCATACTACCTGGTTTTTCGAAACTTTTATTCTCGCACCTGAAATGAAGGGGTATAAACCCTTTGATAAGAACTATAATTTTCTCTTTAACAGCTATTACGAAAGTGTAGGGGCCAGGGTAATACGTACCAACCGTGGCAATATAACGAGGCCTACCGTTAAAGAAATACTGCGCTACCGCCAATATGTAAATGAGCATATGGGTGAATTCCTTGATAACAACGAAATAAGTAAACCATTGACAGACCTGCTTGAACTGGGTATTCAGCATGAGCAGCAGCACCAGGAATTGTTATGTTATGATATAAAATATATCCTGGGCAACAATCCAATATTCCCTGTTTATTTAAATAATTCCCTCTCCGGTTTTGATAAAGCATCGCCTTCCGGTCCGGATTTTATCGAAGTTGAAAGCGGACTATACGAAATAGGCTATAATAATGAAGGCTTTTGCTTTGACAATGAATTGGGAGTGCATAAAGTTTATTTGCATGACTATGGTATAATGGACAGACTGGTCACTAATGCCGAATATCTGAATTTTGTGCTGGATATGGGGTATGAAGATTTCAGGCACTGGCTCTCTGATGGTTGGGAGTGGGTAAATAACAATAACATTAAGGCACCTGCCTACTGGTATAACATGGATGGTCAATGGTACGAATATTCGCTCAATGGAGGGCTTAAACCACTGGATCTCAATGCTCCTGTTACTCATGTAAGCTTTTTTGAGGCAGATGCTTTTGCCAAATGGCAGGGCTTGCGCCTGCCTACTGAGTTTGAATGGGAAGTGGCGTGCAGGCGACACTCCGGCGTAAATGAATTTAGCAACTTTATGGAAACGGAAAACTTTCAGCCTGTGGCCCGGAGAGGTGGCTATAATCAAATGTATGGTGATGTGTGGGAATGGACTAACAGTGCATACCTTCCGTATCCTTTTTATAAAGCACCAGAGGGTGCAGTAGGGGAATATAATGGTAAATTTATGATCAACCAAATGGTATTGAAAGGAGGGTCATGTGCTACACCTATGGATCATATTCGTGCTACTTACAGGAATTTTTTTCACCCGCATCTCAGATGGATGTTTTCAGGGATTAGACTGGCAAAA